TTTTCTGGTAGTCTGGATGCTTTCATTATATACGATTGGGCCTGCATGATCTATGAATTCCTTGACAAATGTTAACCTGCCTTCATGAATAGAACGTAAAGATCACCGGCGCGAGGAACGAGTGTCCGGTGGATTGATTTGTGTACATATGGCATGGGCGTTAACTGATGAGGTGAAAGTCACATGTATGCGACTCCTATCAATGGATAGAAATACTGACATAAATACCAGCAGAAGGCGAGGGTGGAATCGTGATATGATGTTTATTACCGACCGAAATCATGACTATTATCGGTAAATGCCTGAGTGCGGATAACCGGAAGTTATGATATTGCAATAGCAAGAGGACGAACTTGTCGCGCTACTTGGTCTGACAGGGTATCTTCCACCATATCCATGTCATATCGGCTTTGAAGGTTCAGCCAGTAACGCGGATTCTGCCCAAAATATCGGCCCAAACGCAGCGCAAGCTCGGCGGTTACCGGTCGTTTCCCGTTCACGACGTAATTGATACGCATGGCGGGTACACCAATATCTTTCGCAAGGCGATATTGCGACAACGCCAGCTCATCCAGTAACTCTTTTAGATATACACCGGGATGCACCGG
This genomic stretch from Deltaproteobacteria bacterium harbors:
- a CDS encoding HigA family addiction module antitoxin; translation: MVKKRIPPVHPGVYLKELLDELALSQYRLAKDIGVPAMRINYVVNGKRPVTAELALRLGRYFGQNPRYWLNLQSRYDMDMVEDTLSDQVARQVRPLAIAIS